The nucleotide sequence GCATGAATCCGGAGCGCCTCATCGCGCGCACCGGACGGCCGATGTCCCCGACCCGACCGAGAACTCTGTGACGAACCAAGGGCGACGCCGCGCGGGTGGCCGCGCGCGTACAGCCGCGTCCAAGAACGCGGCGCCGAAGACCGCCGCGTCCGCGGGCGCGGTCTCCTCGTCGACCCCTGGACGGGGCGGGAGCAGGCGTTACGCCGGCGGCCGCAACGGCAAGAAGGACGCCAAGGGCCGTCGCAAGGGCTGGCGCAAGTTCGTCACGTGGAAGGCCTTCGGCCTCTACACGCTCGGCATGATGCTGCTCGGCGTCGCCGGCATCAGCATCGCCTACGCCATGACGGACATCCCTGAGGCCAACGCGTTCGCGCGGTCCGAGGCGACCATCGTCTACTGGAACGACGGCGAGACCGAGCTGGGCCGGTTCAGCGCCGAGAACCGCGAGACCGTCGACATCTCCGAGATCCCGCAGGCCTGCCAGGACGCCGTCGTGGCCGCCGAGGACCGCAGCTTCTACGAGAACAACGGCTTCGACCCGGTCGGCCTGGTGCGCGCGGGCATCGGCTACATCCAGAACAACGGGTCGACGGCGGCCGGCGGTGGCTCCACCATCACCCAGCAGTACGTCAAGAACTACTACCTGACGCAGGACCAGACCCTCACCCGCAAGGTGCAGGAGCTGTTCATCTCGGTCAAGATCGACCAGCAGCTGGACAAGGACGACATCCTCGCGTCGTACCTCAACACCATCTGGTTCGGCCGCGGCGGTGTCTACGGCATCCAGACCGCGTCCCGCTCGTACTTCGGCGTGCCGGTGTCCGAGCTCGACACCGCCCAGTGCGCGGCGCTGGCCGGCATCCTGCGCTCGCCGGCGCGCTACGACCCCACGCTGGGCCCGGAGAACACCGAGCGGTTCCAGAACCGGTTCCAGTACGTCGTCGACGGCATGGTCGAGATCGACGCGCTCGACGCCGCGAGCGCCGAGACGCTGGTGCCGCCCGAGGTCGTGCCCGAGCAGAACACCAACATGTACGGCGGCCCCAACGGCTACCTGCTGCAGCAGGTCCGCGACGAGCTGATCGACAACGGCTTCACCGAGGAGCAGATCGACACCGGCGGCCTGCGGGTCGTCTCGACCTTCGACCCGCAGGCGCAGAGCGCGGCCATCCAGGCCGTCGAGGCCGAACGGCCGCAGGAGGACGCCGACGGCGTCCGGGTCGGCCTCGCGGCGGTCACGCCTGGCGACGGCGCCGTCGTCGCGATGTACGGCGGGCCCGACGCCGTCGAGCAGCCGTTCAACGACGCCATCGACGCCTCGGTCCAGGGCGGGTCGACGGTCAAGGCGTTCACTCTGACCGCGGCCCTCGAGCAGGGCATCTCGCTGGAGAGCCGGTACTCCGGCAACACGCTGACCGACCCGATCCTCGGCCCGCCGGTGCACAACCAGGGCGACCAGGAGTACGGCGAGGCCATCGACCTGGTCACGGCCACCGAGAACTCCATGAACACCGCGTTCGTCGACCTCACCATGCAGATCGGCCCCGACTCCGTCGTCGACTCCCAGCTGGCCTCCGGCCTGGCCTACGCGGCCGACGAGGAGGCGGAGATGCGCCAGAACCCGCGCGTCACCATCGGCATCGGCCACGTCCGGCCCATCGACATGGCCGAGGCGTACGCCACGCTGGCCGCGGGCGGCCGGCACGCCGACTGGTACACCGTCCGCTCGGTCACCGAGCCGGGCGGCAACGTCCCGTACAGCGTCGAGCCGGCGCCCGAGTCGGTCCTCGACCCCGGGGTCGTCGCCGACACCACCTTCGCATTGAGCCAGGTGGTCCAGAACGGCAGCGGCCAGGAGGCGCAGAACCTCAACCGGCCGGCCGCCGGCAAGACCGGCACCCATGAGGACCTCACCGCGTGGTTCTCCGGCTACGTGCCGCAACTGGCGGCCAGCGTCGCGATCTTCCGCGGCGACGGCGAGACCGCCGGCACGGTCTCCCTCGACGGCGTCGGTGGCTACGACACCACGACCGGTGGCCGCTTCCCGGCCCGCATCTGGACCGCCTTCATGGCCGGCGCCCTCGATGGCATGGAGATCGAGGAGTTCCCTGAGCCGGCCGAGGTCGGCGAGCCGGTCAACCCCACGCCCACGCCGACGCCCACCCCGACCGAGACCCCTGGCGACGACGAGGGCGGCGACAACGGCGACAACGGCGACGGCAACGACGGCGGCGACGACAACGGTGACGGTGGCGACGGCGGCGACGAGTCCGGCGACGGTGGCGGCGACACGTCCGGCGGGGACGGCGGCGACGAGTCCGGCACCGAGTGGGGCGGCAGCGAGGGCGGCACCGGCGAGACGCCCACCGAAGAACCCACCGAGGAACCCACCGACGAGCCGACGAGCGACGAGAACGGCAACGCCAACGGAGGCGGCGACTGGGGCGACGCCGGGGGCGCCGACCGCTGACCGGCGCACCTGTTGCGGCCAGGTCCGGACAGACGTCAGGTGAGGGTTAGGCTGTCGACTCGTGTCCGTGACGCAGCAGCGCCGCGAGGAGCCCGCCGCGCCCAGCCGTGACGACCCCGTCGTCGCAGGGTTGAGTGAGGTGATCGGCGGGCCGTTCGGGCGCCGGGCGGCCTGGCCGCGGCGCTGGTGGGGCCCGATCCGGGTGGCGCTGCTGGTCGCGGTCGTCGTGCTGGCGATCAGCTACCTGGCCGACGAGCCGTGCCGTGCGGCCGGCTGGGCCGGTCGCGCGGACCGGTCGATGTGGACGTCGCTGTGCTACAGCGACGTCGGGTTCCTGTACCGCGAGCGCGGCTTCGTCGACGGCCTGGTGGCCTACCGCGACAGCCTGCTGGAGTACCCGGTGCTGACCGGCGCCGTCATGCAGGTGACGGCGGTCGCGGCGGCCGGGCTGTACGACACGTTCGGCGGTGGCGGCGAGCTGCCGCCGGCGATCGCCGAGAGCGTCGTCTTCTTCGACCTCACCGCCGTGCTCATGGCCGTCGCCGCGCTGGGCGTGGTGGTCGCGACCGCGCGGACGGTGCCGCGCCGGCCGTGGGACGGACTGCTGGTGGCGGCCTCGCCGCTGCTGCTGCTCAGCGCGTACGTCAACTGGGACCTGCTGGCGGTGCTGGCGACGTCGCTGGCGCTGCTGACGTGGGCGCGGGGCCAGCCGGTGGTCGCCGGGGTGCTGATCGGGCTCGGCACCGCCGCCAAGCTGTACCCGGTGCTGCTGCTCGGCGTGCTGGTGCTGGTGGCGCTGCGGTCGCCGGAGCGGCGCTCCGCCCTTCGCGACGCCGCGCTGGCCGCCGCGGCCGCCGTCGTCGCGTGGTCCGCCGTGAACCTGCCGGTGGCGTGGTGGGCGCCGGACGGCTGGCGCGAGTTCTTCACCTTCAACGTCGACCGCGCCGCCGACTTCGGCTCCACCTGGTTCGCCCTGGAGCTGCTGGCGCCGGACCTGATGCCCGACTCCGTCGACGACCTCGTCCTGGTGTTCGCGGTGGTGCTGCTGGCGCTGATCGCCGCACTGGCCCTGACGGCACCGGCCCCGCCCCGCGTCGCGCAGCTCGCCTTCCTCGCCGTCGCGGCGTTCCTGCTGGTGAACAAGGTGTGGTCGCCGCAGTACTCGCTGTGGCTGCTGCCGCTGGCGGTGCTGGCCCGGCCGCGGGTGCGCGACCTCGCCGTCTGGCAGGTCGCCGAGGCCGTCTACTTCGTACTCGTGTGGCGCTACCTGGCCACGCTCTACGACCCGGCCTCGCCGCTGCTGACGAACGACCAGTACGCGGCGGCGATCGTGCTGCGGATCGCCGGACTGCTCTGGCTCGTTGTCATGGTCGTGCGCGACATCCGCCGTCCCGAGGAGGACCCCGTCCGCCGGTTCCTGCCGCGGCCGCCGGGCTCCGCCGAGCCCCGGCACCGGCGCGGCGGGGTGGTGCCGGCATGACGGCGCGAACGCTGGCGGAGCGGGTGCTCCCGGTCGACCGCGACGCGCTGGGGGTCTGGCTGGCCAGCCGGGTCTCGCTGTGGGTGATTGCCGGCGCCACCGGCTGGATGTTCGTCGCCACGGGCCAGGACGTCGTGCCCGCGCTGGACCGGTGGCAGCAGTGGGACTTCTGGCACTACGCCGGCATCGCCATCCACGGCTACGGCGGCGAGCCCACGGGCGTCCCGAACGAGGCGTTCTTCCCCGGCTTCCCGGGGCTGCTGTGGCTCGGCGCCGAGCTGGGACTGCGCCACGTCACCGCCGGGCTGATCGTGTCGCTGCTGGCCGGCGCCGTCGCCGCGGTGGCGCTGGGCCGCATCGGCGAGCTGGAGGGCGGCCAGCGGATCGGCCGGCTCACCGTCCTCGTCTGGGTGGTGTCGCCGACGGCGGTGTTCCTCGCCGCGCCGTACACCGAGTCGCTGTTCCTGGCGTTCGCGTTCCCGGCCTGGCTGGCGGCGCGCCGGCAGCACTGGCTGGCGGCCGGTGCGC is from Jiangella alkaliphila and encodes:
- a CDS encoding transglycosylase domain-containing protein, translated to MTNQGRRRAGGRARTAASKNAAPKTAASAGAVSSSTPGRGGSRRYAGGRNGKKDAKGRRKGWRKFVTWKAFGLYTLGMMLLGVAGISIAYAMTDIPEANAFARSEATIVYWNDGETELGRFSAENRETVDISEIPQACQDAVVAAEDRSFYENNGFDPVGLVRAGIGYIQNNGSTAAGGGSTITQQYVKNYYLTQDQTLTRKVQELFISVKIDQQLDKDDILASYLNTIWFGRGGVYGIQTASRSYFGVPVSELDTAQCAALAGILRSPARYDPTLGPENTERFQNRFQYVVDGMVEIDALDAASAETLVPPEVVPEQNTNMYGGPNGYLLQQVRDELIDNGFTEEQIDTGGLRVVSTFDPQAQSAAIQAVEAERPQEDADGVRVGLAAVTPGDGAVVAMYGGPDAVEQPFNDAIDASVQGGSTVKAFTLTAALEQGISLESRYSGNTLTDPILGPPVHNQGDQEYGEAIDLVTATENSMNTAFVDLTMQIGPDSVVDSQLASGLAYAADEEAEMRQNPRVTIGIGHVRPIDMAEAYATLAAGGRHADWYTVRSVTEPGGNVPYSVEPAPESVLDPGVVADTTFALSQVVQNGSGQEAQNLNRPAAGKTGTHEDLTAWFSGYVPQLAASVAIFRGDGETAGTVSLDGVGGYDTTTGGRFPARIWTAFMAGALDGMEIEEFPEPAEVGEPVNPTPTPTPTPTETPGDDEGGDNGDNGDGNDGGDDNGDGGDGGDESGDGGGDTSGGDGGDESGTEWGGSEGGTGETPTEEPTEEPTDEPTSDENGNANGGGDWGDAGGADR
- a CDS encoding glycosyltransferase family 87 protein, coding for MSVTQQRREEPAAPSRDDPVVAGLSEVIGGPFGRRAAWPRRWWGPIRVALLVAVVVLAISYLADEPCRAAGWAGRADRSMWTSLCYSDVGFLYRERGFVDGLVAYRDSLLEYPVLTGAVMQVTAVAAAGLYDTFGGGGELPPAIAESVVFFDLTAVLMAVAALGVVVATARTVPRRPWDGLLVAASPLLLLSAYVNWDLLAVLATSLALLTWARGQPVVAGVLIGLGTAAKLYPVLLLGVLVLVALRSPERRSALRDAALAAAAAVVAWSAVNLPVAWWAPDGWREFFTFNVDRAADFGSTWFALELLAPDLMPDSVDDLVLVFAVVLLALIAALALTAPAPPRVAQLAFLAVAAFLLVNKVWSPQYSLWLLPLAVLARPRVRDLAVWQVAEAVYFVLVWRYLATLYDPASPLLTNDQYAAAIVLRIAGLLWLVVMVVRDIRRPEEDPVRRFLPRPPGSAEPRHRRGGVVPA